ACAGTAGCAATCATGGGGCAGGGTTATTGGGAGCAGCAAAGGAGAGGGCAACATAAATGGTGAGCTGTCATTATTACAGATGGAAAACCTGAGTGTCAGAACAaagaagggacttgcccaaggtcacgctGGAGGTTAGAAGAGCTGGGACGCAAACTTGGCTCTTCTGACTCTTGCTTGTTTGCGGTCCTGTTTtctacatttattaagttcctgctgTGTACACACACCATCTTTGGCCTCAAGGAGCTTCTTCccctgggaggggagggggagagggagggagaactaTATTGGCAAAGGCTCTTCccctaactagctatgtgaccttgtcTAAGTCACCTAACGtcaatgagcctcagtttccccctctgtaaactAATGAGGTTGAACGCTCTGGGCCCTCCAGCTCTCGTTGTCCGGTTTTTCACTGGTTCTGCCCAAGCTCGGAAAAGCTGGGCTCCGGGCTCGGCTCACTCGGGTCCGGAGAGACCTTTGCCCTCGCCCAAAGTAACGAGCCGTGCGCTTTCCTCCTTGTCTGCCCAGGTCTGATTGTGCTGGCCACCATCACCCCCGAGTCATCTCTGGACTCTGGCCACGAGACCAACTCCTCCGAGTTGACGGACATGTCGGAGATGGTGTCGGCCATGAAGCAGCGCCAGAACGCCACCTACTTCCTGGCCCAGCACATCAACAAGGAGAGcctggcggcggcggcggcggcggcgcgcaAGGACCTGCCTTTCCGCATCCCGGGCTGCGTGGCGCCCTACCCCGGGGTGCCCAGGGGCGCAGGAGGAGCGGCGCGCCCGGAGGCCGGCCCCGCGGGGGCGGCCCTCCCGGGCCAGGGCTCCGGCCCCCCGGGGGGCAGGAGAAGATTGGAGGCGGCCGAAGCGCAGGCGCACCGCGAGCTCGGCCCGGCTCTCGCCGCGCACCCGGCGGCGCTGGCCTCGCCGCTCGAGCCCCGCAGCCAAGGCCCGCCGCCCTGGGGAGCCGAAGGCAAGGATCCCGACCGGCCGAAGGCCGCCCTGGAGCTGGCCCTGCGGGCCGCGGCCCCCGGCCCCGGGGGAGAGCAGGGCGCGGAGCCCCGGGAGAAGGCGCCCAAGGAAGGAAGGCCGAGCCCCCAGCTGCCCTCGGACCCCAAGCGCGGCGTGACGCCGGCCGGCCTGTCGGCGGCCTCGCAGCAAGCGGTGCACGCCAAGGCCCTGGCCTCCCCGGGGGCGGCCCTGGCCAGCACGCCCAGGGGAGAGAGGAAGCAGGGGCCCGGCGCAGGGAGCGGCAGCGTCTGCAAGAGTCTCAAAGGCCAGGGGAGCCCCGCTTCTGCTGAGGTCGCATTCGGCTAtcagcagccgccgccgccgcagccgCCGCGGGGTAGGGGGCAGTTCAGCCCAGAGGCCTCTCCCAGAACCAAGGCCCCTCCTAGGATCCAGGCCGAGCCCTTGCGCCTCTCTCTCATAGAGGAGGACAAGCTCTCTGCTCAGGGCTTCCCTGCCCAGAGCTACCTCCCCAAAAAGGCCCGGGAGCCCCTCGGGAAGCAGGTCAGTGGGGAAGCGGGGAGCAGGGGGGGGGGCCGAGGGAGCCAGCTCAGCCTCTAGGAAGCAGGGCTTTGCCGCGGGTCCAGGGGAGAGAGGGCAGACGGAGAGCGCTCGGCCGGACGACGGCGGCCGGGGCCCCCGAGCCGGCCACCCCAGCGGCTTCCAGAGCTCCGGCGCTCAGCCCAGAGGTCCGGGCTCCTCGGGGCTCTGGGCCGGCGGGCGGCAGGCCCACACCATGCCCTCCAGGAAGCCCGACAAGGCCCCGGATGCGGGTCGCGGCGACCCCGACGGGCCGGCCAAGCCCAAGGCCTCGAAGGCCCCTTTCCGCCTGAGGAACCTCTTCTCTGCCACCTTCCCATCCCTGATGAAGAAGGAGACAGATGAACGGCAGGCCCAGCTCCAGAAGGTAAAGCAGTACGAGCtggaattcctggaagagctccTGAAGCCCCCGAGCAAGGGGGAGCTCCCTGCCCCGGAGTACCTGCACCCCTCGGGCCCGGGCCGCTGCGGCTGCCAGCTGCGGAGCAGCCCGGTCCAGCAGGTGCCCGGCATCTCCCGGGAGCAGCGCCGCAGCTGCGACTGCAAGCGCCTCTGCCGCGGAGGGAGACCGCAGGCGGCGGCCCAGCTCGCCGCTCCCGAGCTGCTCCGGGGCAGAGAGAGAAGCCGAGGCCTCCCCCTGCCGCAGCGCCCGGAGGCCCCCTCGGCCTTGGGCTTCAGCAGCCCCAGCGAGAGCTGCCGAGTTCGCTCCGCCAGCCTGGAGTCCCGGGATAGCCGCTCCGAGCCCGACAGCGGTGTGTCATGTCTGGCCACCTGTGCCTCTAGGGGGGAGTGCATGACGGCCCCGCACTATAGGAAGCTACTGCGCCGCTCTAGCGTTAGCGAGCCGGACCCGAGGGAGCGGGCCCCCGCGGCCTCTGACGCGTCCCGGCACCCGCCCCTCGGGCTGCTGCCCAAGGAGGCCGATGCCGGCTTTCCCCAGAGTGTGGGTCCCAAGGGCGAGCCCCGGGAGCCGATGTCCCCGGGGGGCCCCCCTCGTGTCCGAGGCACTCCCGAGGGCAAAGGCCCCCGAGCAACAGCCACATTTTCCCTTCCAGAAGAGGTGTATCCCGGCCCAGCTGATCTGGACGAGGATGGCGAGGGGGACAAGTGCTGCTCCATCCGCTACTGCTTCTATTACCGCAAGTGCGACGTGGCGGATGACGGCAGCGACGGCAAGGACGAGCTCTCCTACTCCATCCCCATGCACTTCCTGCCGGGCATGAAGCTGGACGAGCAGGTGGTGCCCGTGGTGAGCCACACCCTGCAGGTGTTGGACGCCGGCACgtgcggcggcagcagcagcccCGAAGACCGCCAGACCCAAGAGATTGACCTGAGGCTCTCGACCTTCGAGGGGAGCCTCGCTAAGATCAATGCCCTGCAGGGTCACGTGTACGCCCTGCCCGACGGCTTCCTGGCCGTGCAGCTGGACACCAACGAGCTGTTGGCGGTCCTGCGGCAGTGCGTGGCGAACCCTGAGGCCCGGGGCCCCAAGCCCCACACCTCCCAGCTCTCCCAGTATAAGCAGGAGCTGGCCCTCAAGTTCAAGGAGCTGCGGGCCTCCTGCCGCCGCGTGGCCGCCGTGGACAAGAGTCCCACCCACATGCTGGCGGCCATCACGGCCAGCTTCCAGGTGCTAAGTGGCCTCATCGAGACCTTCGTGCGGCTGGTGTACATCGTGCGCTCCGAGGCCCAACGGCAGGAGCTGCTGGTCAAGGTGGAAGAAGTGGTCAAGAACTACACGTTCCTGCTGCGCGCCGCCGAAGAGTCCACCGCTCGGACCCTGAACCAGCAGCAGGTggccgcggcggcggcggcggcggggcccGCGGCGGAGCGCCCCCCGGCCACATCCGCGACTGTTATGAGCACATTCACGCGCTCCTTGAAGACCCTGATCAACAAGTAAACCTTCGCCctccgccccgccccgccccgccccgccccgccccgcccccaacCCCACCCACTGAGCGGAGCCGCGCCCGGCCGTACTCGGAGCGAGGGAGGGCTGCCGGCCTGCAGTAGAGAGTGTCAGGGAAGTCACATCTCGTTCCCCCTTCGGTCAAGGCTTTCCCCGGAGCCTCCGCCCCCACCTCGCCCAGCTGCCCCTCCCCCGTGAGGTCCCTTCTGGAGAGGTGATTCACCCATCTCACTTCCTGCCCTTTATTTAAGCCTAACGGGGCCTTATCCTATGGGAAAGTGGGCCGGCTACTGACTTCCAGGCTCCCCACAAAGAAGTGCCCCACAATGCCCCCCCCAACCGAGAACGACCCACACTCGAGGCATCTATAACTGCCATGGGGGATGGGAGCAGAGTGGCACCAAGCTGAGCGCCGCGCAAGCCGGGCACCCACGTTACCACGTGGGGAGACCGATGGGAGCCACCTCCCGAGGTCACTAAGTCTCGGTACCCGCCGTAGCCAGACCGCCGCGTGTGGTCCGGCCCCTTGAGGGGCCCCTGGCTATTGGTGCCTGCTTGCCCCCGAGCCAGAAGCTGAGCTTCTGGCCAGTAGCCGGAGAGAGCCCTTCTGCCCTGGCTCCGGCAGGGGTGCCcagcccctcccccgccccctcaCCCCCGccctcctcccccgcccccccGCCCCCCGCAGGCCTGCATGCCGCCCGGTGGCCTATCGGCCGGGCAGGGCAACCCCCAGGCCTTTAATGAGCTAATTGCTATCAATCTACTCCCTTACTCTGGCCAAGGCACCTGGTTCAAACGTCTGAATTCTCGGAGCTCCCTTCTCAGTCCCCCCAGAAGGGCCGGCCTCTACTGTTGGCCGAGATACGTCTCGCGACGGCTCCTTCAGACATAGTGCCCATAGGATTTAACTAAGGGGGGGGGACCCAGGGGGGATTTTTTTAACTCCCGGGCGTTAGCATGAGAGCCCCTGAGGAACTGAGAGCCTTATCTGGTGCGTCCCTGCACCTCCCTCTCTCCAGGAAAACCTGGAGCAGACTTGACACTGTTCCGTGCCCTCCCCTCCAATGTATGCCCCAAGTTCCTAGCCCTTTAGGAGTGGAACCCCAAAGTCCCCATGTCTCCCTACTACTGTAGGGATGAAACAGAGTGGCTTTATCCTCCTGCATAGATCAATTACTGTCCagacatccatccatccatccatcaccgCCATCCACTTTTTTTTGAACCAATTATTATAGAAGCCCACAGAAAAATCTCCCATCGTTCCATGACTTTTCTAGAATGTACACTGTGCTTTAAACCGCCCCCCAATGCCCCTGTGCAATAAAATTCCCTGAGTGGTGAATATTTCTGGCCAAGGGCAAGAGGGCCAAATTCTACGGAAGGAGACCCCCCCTTGCTCCTTACCTGACCCCCAAGACCAAGTAGCCAAATGGATCGGAGAGGGCTTGCCGGCAGGGGACTCACGGCCCCTGTGACCACAGAAGGCGGGAGAGCTGCTCTTCGTGGTCTCTGGTCTCTCCTCTTTCCCATATTTTCATAGTCACAAATCCCCATTTGAATCCTTCTTCCACACCTGCCCTGTTCTGTGCCTGTTGCCTTCCAGGTCCTCCTTTCATCTGCCTCTCATCCTCATAGAAGAACCATTTTTTAATGtctgtatatagtatatatacgaATAAGAtctatacattatatatgcaATGTGtcttgttttacaaataagaaagaaagattaaatctATTCATCTTACTATCCTAATTGGCCCTTGGCgtgactttttttgtgtgtgtgggaaCGGGAATGTGGCCGTGACTGGCTTGTGGGTGGGGCAGCTCCCTTTTCCAGCTCCATGATCACGGTCCTTGCTCTCCCCGCTGAGAAGGGAAGCAGAAGGGAGCAACTGGAATGGCGAGGGATCCATTGGCTTCACTGCGATCAACATAATGAAATACCCACTCTATACCGAGCACTATgaatcaataaagaaaaacaagaagcttGCAGAGACTAGGGGAGATagacatatacaaataaaaacactaataatcgctagcatttatataataaatatgttagAAGATCTGTGAAGTGCttacatgtgttatctcattAGAGCTTCATAgcaagtgacttgtttagggtcacacagctagtaaacttCTGAGACAAGACACCAAGTCAGATCTTCTTAACTTTAAGCTCTGCACTTTATTCACTCTGCTACCTAAAAAGGATTATAAAGCAGGAAAAGATGAAGCAGGGGCCTCCCAAAGCAGCCCTGTAGGGATATGGAACCACAAAGTGGAATAACTTTGTTCTTACATCAAGCTTCAATCTGCCTCTTTGCTAGAGGCCAGATTGGGGAAGTGAAGAGCCTTTTCAATTTAGAAGGAAGTCTGCAAGTGCAATGACCCAGGGATCtgttctttttcaaaaatggttTTATATAAAGGCATCGAGGGCACAAACATTGGAAGATAGACTCGAGATCCAAAAAGCTCTCGATGGGCTAGACCATTGGGTTAGTTgtaaaaagatgaaattgaataGAGATAAACTATAGGTGG
This is a stretch of genomic DNA from Sminthopsis crassicaudata isolate SCR6 chromosome X, ASM4859323v1, whole genome shotgun sequence. It encodes these proteins:
- the FRMPD3 gene encoding FERM and PDZ domain-containing protein 3 — protein: MLKKEALLLIPNVLKVFLENGQIKSFTFDGRTTVKDVMVTLQDRLSLRYIEHFALVLEYASPEESHKFLLLQDKQPLAHVVQRTHYQGMRCLFRVSFFPKDPVELLRQDPAAFEYLYIQSRNDVIRERFGMDPKPEMLLGLAALHIYITVSAARPSQKFSLKNVEKEWGLEPFLPPSLLQSIKEKNLRKSLSQQLKAHQAHPPSGTKGSQMQAKLQYLRILNELPTFTGVLFNTVGLDEKHSATTLLVGPRHGISHVIDLKTNLTTVLSEFSKISKIQLFQENQGVARVETSILDAKPLVLLMEWPEATNFACLIAGYCRLLLDSRKMMFSKTPSQPPPSSMNKADYMQNAHHPVSGGHLGKKESSFVGGMVSSPGKPCSQGLPTANSELVSFCYLHMREQRKERESQTDINENLIFFEETRPRTKSDPTSKSSGQGYSEAANNYDMTRPVQVPCTSRARAYTIDNTLGAEALNFYCDSCKAKLKNQMGSRKNRRPGTSCDNMVDLMSLPPPGSEEEEEEEDESTSLLPAIAAPPPGFRDNSSDEDDPKRRVAQSQEQGRPLCGILYDEIPVTLIDSVQTRTVRDHAQELDDALVSTLQALEALAAAEDCPHPPPPQTAGLIVLATITPESSLDSGHETNSSELTDMSEMVSAMKQRQNATYFLAQHINKESLAAAAAAARKDLPFRIPGCVAPYPGVPRGAGGAARPEAGPAGAALPGQGSGPPGGRRRLEAAEAQAHRELGPALAAHPAALASPLEPRSQGPPPWGAEGKDPDRPKAALELALRAAAPGPGGEQGAEPREKAPKEGRPSPQLPSDPKRGVTPAGLSAASQQAVHAKALASPGAALASTPRGERKQGPGAGSGSVCKSLKGQGSPASAEVAFGYQQPPPPQPPRGRGQFSPEASPRTKAPPRIQAEPLRLSLIEEDKLSAQGFPAQSYLPKKAREPLGKQVSGETESARPDDGGRGPRAGHPSGFQSSGAQPRGPGSSGLWAGGRQAHTMPSRKPDKAPDAGRGDPDGPAKPKASKAPFRLRNLFSATFPSLMKKETDERQAQLQKVKQYELEFLEELLKPPSKGELPAPEYLHPSGPGRCGCQLRSSPVQQVPGISREQRRSCDCKRLCRGGRPQAAAQLAAPELLRGRERSRGLPLPQRPEAPSALGFSSPSESCRVRSASLESRDSRSEPDSGVSCLATCASRGECMTAPHYRKLLRRSSVSEPDPRERAPAASDASRHPPLGLLPKEADAGFPQSVGPKGEPREPMSPGGPPRVRGTPEGKGPRATATFSLPEEVYPGPADLDEDGEGDKCCSIRYCFYYRKCDVADDGSDGKDELSYSIPMHFLPGMKLDEQVVPVVSHTLQVLDAGTCGGSSSPEDRQTQEIDLRLSTFEGSLAKINALQGHVYALPDGFLAVQLDTNELLAVLRQCVANPEARGPKPHTSQLSQYKQELALKFKELRASCRRVAAVDKSPTHMLAAITASFQVLSGLIETFVRLVYIVRSEAQRQELLVKVEEVVKNYTFLLRAAEESTARTLNQQQVAAAAAAAGPAAERPPATSATVMSTFTRSLKTLINK